One region of Psychrobacter sp. DAB_AL43B genomic DNA includes:
- a CDS encoding arylesterase: MINRPFRLPQRLLTVAALTVAIAISGCQKTPDANDAKTDNGTQNSTPIADLQAAETQQTTTSTEQQSAPITILALGDSLTEGLGVDNDANYPAQLEVRLKELGYKNVNVVNSGLSGETSTGLVNRLDWVLQTKPDITILTVGANDAIRGIDVATVEANIRTAVKRLQDGGSEVILGGMQIYDNLGSEYVKSFAAIYPRVAKDMNVTLIPFFLDGVGGDPKLNQADAIHPTKEGYTIIVNDNILPILQPELKRLEASNAGESIKPNKPAPTSTSTPTETAQ; the protein is encoded by the coding sequence ATGATAAACAGACCTTTTCGCTTACCGCAGCGCTTGCTCACGGTCGCTGCACTGACCGTAGCAATCGCTATCAGCGGTTGTCAAAAAACGCCTGATGCCAATGATGCTAAGACGGATAATGGCACTCAAAATAGTACTCCAATCGCCGATCTTCAAGCTGCCGAAACTCAGCAAACAACCACTTCAACTGAGCAGCAATCTGCACCGATAACCATATTGGCACTTGGTGACTCGCTGACAGAAGGGCTTGGCGTCGATAATGACGCCAATTACCCCGCGCAGCTAGAAGTACGCTTAAAAGAACTTGGCTATAAAAATGTCAACGTCGTCAATTCAGGCTTGAGCGGTGAAACCAGTACGGGCCTCGTCAATCGCTTAGATTGGGTATTGCAGACCAAGCCTGATATTACGATTTTGACTGTGGGTGCCAATGATGCCATTCGCGGTATTGATGTGGCGACGGTTGAGGCCAATATTCGTACTGCTGTAAAGCGTTTACAAGATGGCGGTAGCGAAGTTATCTTAGGCGGTATGCAGATTTATGACAATCTTGGCTCTGAGTATGTTAAATCATTTGCCGCGATATACCCAAGAGTGGCAAAAGACATGAATGTGACGCTGATTCCGTTCTTCTTAGACGGTGTCGGCGGTGACCCTAAGCTGAATCAAGCGGATGCCATTCACCCAACTAAAGAGGGTTATACCATTATTGTTAATGACAATATTTTGCCAATCTTACAACCTGAGCTTAAAAGATTAGAAGCAAGTAATGCTGGTGAATCAATAAAACCTAACAAGCCAGCGCCAACATCGACGAGCACGCCTACTGAGACTGCGCAATGA
- the nqrE gene encoding NADH:ubiquinone reductase (Na(+)-transporting) subunit E: MGHYVSLFITSVFIENMALAYFLGMCTFLAVSKKVSTAIGLGVAVVFVMALTVPLNNLLFQFILKDGALAWAGFPDIDLSFLGLLSYIGLIAAVVQILEMFLDKFVPSLYNALGIFLPLITVNCAILGGVLFMVERDYNFSESVVYGAGAGFGWALAITVLAGIREKLKYSDIPAPLQGLGITFITVGLMSLGFMSFGGMSI; encoded by the coding sequence ATGGGACATTATGTTAGTTTATTTATAACCTCAGTCTTTATTGAAAATATGGCACTAGCCTATTTCTTAGGCATGTGTACCTTTTTAGCGGTATCGAAAAAAGTATCTACCGCTATCGGTCTTGGGGTTGCTGTCGTTTTCGTTATGGCACTCACTGTACCGCTGAACAACTTATTGTTTCAGTTTATCCTTAAAGATGGTGCGCTAGCTTGGGCGGGTTTTCCTGATATTGACTTAAGCTTTTTAGGTCTGCTCAGTTATATTGGTCTCATTGCTGCTGTCGTACAGATTCTAGAGATGTTTTTGGATAAGTTTGTCCCGAGCCTATACAACGCGCTTGGGATCTTCTTACCACTAATTACCGTCAACTGTGCCATCTTGGGTGGCGTACTATTTATGGTTGAGCGTGACTACAACTTTAGTGAATCTGTGGTATATGGTGCTGGTGCTGGTTTTGGTTGGGCACTTGCCATTACCGTATTGGCTGGTATCCGTGAAAAGCTTAAATACTCAGACATTCCAGCGCCGCTACAAGGCCTTGGTATTACCTTTATTACGGTTGGTCTGATGTCGCTAGGCTTTATGTCATTCGGTGGCATGTCGATTTAA
- a CDS encoding Na(+)-translocating NADH-quinone reductase subunit C → MSKPKSNLKPKSNNMKTIIVALTLCLVCSVLVAAAAVGLKPAQVENAKLDRNKNILVAAGMFNPDTDTNEDVAERFKDFNVEIVDLNKGNYLDDEALKAVGIADRNTYDASQATKNKALSDDLGDNDPASIGRKPKYVKVYVKNDAAGKPEMIVLPIQGYGLWGTIYGFLTLEGDMNTIKGISFYEHKETPGLGARIEEPKWRAMWTGIHSYDENGDVATGVATSGSKENWVDGISGATLTSRGVSNMIQFWLGEQGYKPYLDYLREESGQTIESTDTKASQKHAQKETHPVTELASIAPATHGKEA, encoded by the coding sequence ATGTCCAAGCCCAAAAGTAACCTTAAGCCTAAAAGCAACAACATGAAAACCATCATCGTAGCGTTGACGCTATGCTTGGTGTGTTCAGTATTGGTTGCAGCAGCAGCCGTTGGCTTGAAGCCAGCGCAAGTTGAAAATGCTAAATTGGATCGCAATAAGAACATCTTGGTCGCTGCTGGCATGTTTAATCCAGACACAGATACCAATGAAGATGTGGCTGAGCGTTTCAAAGACTTTAATGTTGAAATTGTCGACTTAAATAAAGGCAATTACTTAGATGACGAGGCCTTAAAAGCCGTTGGTATTGCCGATCGTAATACTTATGACGCCAGTCAAGCCACTAAGAATAAGGCATTGAGCGACGACTTAGGTGATAATGACCCTGCAAGTATTGGTCGTAAGCCTAAATACGTGAAAGTCTATGTCAAGAATGATGCTGCTGGAAAACCTGAGATGATCGTGTTACCGATTCAAGGCTATGGTCTTTGGGGCACAATCTACGGCTTCTTAACGCTTGAAGGCGATATGAATACCATCAAAGGTATCAGCTTTTATGAGCATAAAGAAACTCCAGGCTTAGGCGCTCGTATCGAAGAGCCAAAATGGCGTGCGATGTGGACTGGTATCCACTCTTATGACGAAAACGGTGATGTTGCTACTGGTGTTGCCACTTCAGGCTCAAAAGAGAATTGGGTCGATGGTATTAGTGGTGCGACTTTGACCAGTCGTGGTGTTAGTAACATGATTCAGTTTTGGCTAGGTGAGCAAGGTTATAAGCCTTATTTAGACTATCTACGTGAAGAAAGTGGTCAGACGATTGAAAGTACCGACACCAAAGCGAGTCAAAAGCATGCTCAGAAAGAGACGCATCCCGTAACCGAGCTGGCATCAATAGCACCAGCAACACACGGCAAGGAGGCTTAA
- a CDS encoding ABC transporter ATP-binding protein yields MIPLSSDLDSAATITPASKPSALLIALQLNKTVQVGDQSLSIIKDVDIHVNAGEFVVIMGKSGSGKSTLLGLLAALDYPDSGSVELAGQTLSSLDEDALAVIRQRDMGFVFQSFHLLPTLTVAENIAFPLDIARRPNKARVDELIEAVDLGHRRNSLPNQLSGGEQQRTAVARALVSQPKIVFADEPTGNLDEQNANQVMQLLLDLRQQVGSALVVVTHDPALAEMADRVITMHDGRIVS; encoded by the coding sequence ATGATACCTTTATCTTCAGACCTAGATTCAGCGGCAACCATCACGCCCGCTTCGAAACCTTCAGCATTGCTTATCGCCTTACAACTTAATAAAACCGTGCAAGTCGGTGACCAATCTTTATCCATTATTAAAGACGTCGACATTCATGTCAATGCGGGCGAGTTTGTGGTCATCATGGGCAAATCTGGCTCTGGAAAATCTACTTTGTTAGGCTTGTTAGCGGCGCTAGATTATCCTGATAGTGGCAGCGTTGAATTAGCAGGACAGACCTTGAGCAGCCTCGATGAAGATGCGTTGGCAGTCATTCGTCAACGTGACATGGGTTTTGTCTTTCAATCGTTTCATTTATTGCCGACATTGACGGTGGCAGAAAATATTGCCTTCCCACTTGATATCGCTCGACGTCCAAACAAAGCACGAGTGGATGAGTTGATTGAAGCCGTTGATTTGGGGCACAGACGCAATAGCTTGCCCAATCAACTATCAGGCGGCGAGCAGCAGCGTACGGCCGTCGCACGAGCACTGGTATCACAGCCAAAAATTGTCTTTGCGGATGAGCCAACAGGTAATTTAGATGAGCAAAACGCCAATCAAGTGATGCAATTATTATTAGATTTGAGACAGCAAGTGGGCTCAGCGTTGGTTGTTGTGACCCATGACCCTGCGCTAGCTGAAATGGCAGATCGGGTCATTACCATGCATGACGGGCGGATTGTATCTTAA
- a CDS encoding CynX/NimT family MFS transporter, which yields MSIPSNVQPKASSNKSNAFNPPSSKFTFWLVLCAMVLLGTNMRAPIVALGSIAPVVQEALNISETQIGWLGAVPMLTFALGALISPSIGKRFGIENTLIAMIALLTFGMVVRAVIPTWIGFLSGTVMLTLAIGFANTLAAPVIKQRTPNNIPLVTGLFSLAMTVTAGIVAGVVLPLSERVGWQWSLGGWAFLGLFAVVIWVFLRIRLGSSSDQVVPVAAQGSSDISVWRTAFAWQIGIFLGIQSLLYYTVASFLPSILVSKGMSAVSAGQMGSVFQFMAPLSILALTWLINRGRPIQALSVFAATLNVIGIFGLSYMSTDLAWLWAGLMGAGCSAIFTLSIMLFSMRTYTTNQASELSGMAQFVGYIIAFFGPLGTGWLHELTDSWDLPLLITLILMIVNVAIAWLISRPVMVDGKKV from the coding sequence ATGTCTATCCCTTCTAACGTACAACCCAAAGCCTCATCGAATAAATCGAATGCGTTTAATCCCCCTTCTTCAAAGTTTACTTTTTGGCTGGTACTTTGCGCCATGGTTTTGCTGGGCACTAATATGCGTGCGCCTATCGTTGCGCTTGGTTCTATTGCGCCCGTCGTACAAGAGGCCTTGAATATCTCAGAGACTCAAATCGGTTGGCTGGGCGCAGTGCCTATGCTGACCTTTGCTCTTGGCGCACTGATCTCACCGTCTATTGGCAAGCGTTTTGGCATTGAGAATACCTTGATTGCGATGATTGCCCTGCTGACCTTTGGTATGGTTGTGCGTGCAGTTATCCCAACATGGATTGGGTTTTTAAGTGGTACGGTGATGTTGACCTTAGCCATTGGTTTTGCAAATACCTTGGCAGCACCAGTCATTAAACAGCGCACTCCCAATAATATTCCTTTAGTTACCGGTCTATTCAGTCTGGCTATGACCGTAACCGCTGGAATAGTGGCAGGTGTAGTATTACCGTTATCTGAACGAGTTGGCTGGCAATGGTCATTGGGTGGTTGGGCATTTTTAGGGCTATTCGCAGTTGTTATCTGGGTATTTTTGCGTATACGTCTAGGCTCGTCGAGCGATCAAGTCGTTCCTGTGGCTGCTCAAGGCTCCTCTGATATTTCTGTATGGCGTACCGCTTTTGCTTGGCAAATTGGCATATTTCTGGGTATTCAATCCTTACTTTATTACACGGTTGCGAGCTTTTTACCATCTATCTTAGTCAGTAAAGGAATGAGCGCGGTGAGCGCAGGACAGATGGGTTCGGTGTTCCAGTTTATGGCCCCACTGTCTATTTTGGCTTTAACGTGGCTAATCAACCGTGGTCGCCCTATTCAAGCACTATCCGTCTTTGCTGCCACCCTTAACGTGATCGGTATTTTTGGTCTTAGCTATATGTCTACTGACTTAGCATGGCTGTGGGCAGGTTTGATGGGTGCAGGTTGCTCGGCGATTTTCACGTTAAGTATCATGCTGTTCTCTATGCGTACTTATACGACCAATCAAGCCAGTGAGCTGTCTGGTATGGCGCAATTCGTCGGCTATATCATTGCCTTCTTCGGTCCACTTGGGACTGGTTGGCTACATGAGTTGACTGACAGCTGGGATTTGCCGCTACTGATTACGCTTATTTTGATGATTGTAAACGTAGCCATAGCTTGGCTAATCAGTCGTCCGGTGATGGTCGATGGTAAAAAGGTTTAA
- a CDS encoding SDR family NAD(P)-dependent oxidoreductase codes for MKTKYKDLTIWITGASSGIGEALALEFSKRGARIILSGRNNDKLEAVKKRCKHSDKHIVVPFDIADAEQVKQAYQAVTAQAGKIDWLINNAGVSQRSLIMDTTEEVERQLMEIDYFAQTRLSRLVLPDMIAQNGGKIVMISSIAGLLGSQYRGAYGAAKAAIHMWANSLRAELHDQGIEVATVFPGFIQTNVSINALTADGSAQGTMDDATNKGLTATAFAKQVRKALMKGEEYIIIGGQKEKLAMMVNRLSPPKLYKMIRAAQVK; via the coding sequence ATGAAAACCAAATACAAAGACTTGACCATTTGGATAACAGGCGCATCAAGTGGCATCGGCGAAGCACTAGCATTAGAATTTTCTAAACGCGGGGCTAGAATTATTTTAAGCGGTCGTAATAATGACAAGCTAGAGGCCGTTAAAAAACGCTGCAAACATTCAGACAAACATATCGTTGTGCCTTTTGATATTGCTGATGCCGAACAAGTAAAACAAGCCTATCAAGCGGTGACAGCGCAAGCAGGAAAAATCGATTGGTTGATTAACAATGCTGGCGTCAGTCAACGCTCGCTAATCATGGACACAACTGAGGAAGTCGAGCGTCAATTGATGGAGATAGACTACTTTGCACAGACTCGACTGAGCAGATTGGTGTTGCCAGATATGATTGCTCAAAATGGCGGTAAAATAGTCATGATATCTAGTATAGCCGGCCTACTCGGTTCGCAATATCGTGGAGCATATGGTGCAGCCAAAGCAGCTATCCATATGTGGGCAAATAGCCTGCGCGCTGAATTGCACGATCAAGGGATAGAGGTAGCAACGGTATTCCCAGGATTTATTCAAACTAATGTCTCTATCAATGCGTTAACTGCCGATGGTAGCGCGCAAGGCACTATGGATGATGCTACCAATAAGGGCTTAACCGCTACTGCATTTGCTAAGCAAGTCCGTAAAGCATTAATGAAAGGTGAGGAATATATTATTATCGGTGGTCAAAAAGAAAAGCTTGCGATGATGGTCAATCGATTATCGCCACCCAAGCTTTACAAAATGATTCGTGCAGCTCAAGTAAAATAA
- the nqrM gene encoding (Na+)-NQR maturation NqrM, which yields MLSQLLPMLAITFTVFMLFFIFMGIGYMVQKKPLRGSCGGVAKLMGNEKCSYCGDDPNKCDSLIAEQQENALKAAQLGKSV from the coding sequence ATGCTTAGCCAACTACTGCCCATGCTCGCTATCACCTTTACCGTATTCATGCTGTTTTTTATCTTTATGGGTATCGGTTATATGGTCCAAAAAAAACCACTTAGAGGGTCTTGTGGTGGTGTCGCTAAATTGATGGGCAATGAAAAATGCTCATACTGTGGCGACGATCCCAATAAATGCGACTCACTTATCGCTGAACAACAAGAAAATGCGCTTAAAGCAGCTCAATTAGGTAAGTCGGTATAA
- a CDS encoding NADH:ubiquinone reductase (Na(+)-transporting) subunit D produces the protein MADTKSILVSPIFDNNPIGLQILGICSALAVTTTVANALVMSVALTLVTAFSSFFISSIRKQIPSSIRIIVQMTIIASLVIVVDQILKAVAYDVSKGLSVFVGLIITNCIVMGRAEAFAMSNPPVPSFLDGIGNGLGYSAVLLFVATIREILGSGSWFGMTLLQPATDGGWYVPNGLLLLPPSAFFIIALFIVIIRTWKPEQVEDAEFVMKPQSKGMAHGGGH, from the coding sequence GTGGCTGATACAAAAAGTATTTTAGTTTCCCCTATTTTTGATAACAACCCTATTGGCTTGCAAATATTGGGTATTTGTTCTGCATTGGCAGTGACCACTACCGTCGCTAATGCATTGGTTATGAGTGTGGCGTTGACTTTAGTAACGGCATTTTCAAGCTTCTTTATCTCTAGTATTCGTAAGCAAATCCCATCAAGCATCCGTATTATTGTACAGATGACGATTATTGCCTCCTTGGTTATTGTGGTCGATCAGATATTAAAAGCAGTCGCTTATGATGTCAGTAAAGGACTGTCGGTATTCGTTGGTTTGATTATCACCAACTGTATCGTGATGGGTCGCGCTGAAGCCTTTGCGATGAGTAATCCACCCGTACCAAGCTTTTTAGATGGTATTGGTAACGGTCTTGGCTACTCTGCCGTATTGCTATTTGTGGCCACTATTCGTGAAATATTGGGCTCAGGTAGCTGGTTTGGAATGACGCTATTACAACCGGCGACTGATGGCGGCTGGTATGTCCCTAATGGCTTATTATTATTACCACCTTCAGCGTTCTTTATTATTGCGTTGTTTATCGTCATTATCCGTACTTGGAAACCAGAACAGGTTGAAGATGCTGAATTTGTAATGAAGCCGCAGTCTAAAGGCATGGCACACGGAGGCGGTCACTAA
- a CDS encoding FAD:protein FMN transferase, which translates to MQQSAPLLLSSKSINTTLLPVIAISAVIGLSACQQPPDYNNLSGETMGTSYHISYQLPKGADEVAIQAAIDARLQQINDSMSTYQNDATISKFNRLAKDTPIIIDADFSHVLEVSRQVYQQSDGAFDPTVMPLIDTWGFGSTMTVERLQSPPSAAEIAKALALVDFEGVIQKDNTIYKTKDGIGLDFSAVAKGYGVDVIADVLKNNYQIRNYMVEIGGEVASSGVSAQQQPWQIAIDAPIEGSTVSERQTIAAIRQPINNDNKMHLATSGNYRNSIIFDGKHYSHTIDPTTGEPIVGGAPSVTVAADSVALADAWATALTAMPYAKALATAEKQNIAALFVILAKGVKVDDAADNLDDWQIVQSTAMQKMRADKKP; encoded by the coding sequence ATGCAACAATCAGCCCCACTCTTATTATCTAGCAAATCGATAAACACGACCTTATTACCCGTTATTGCCATAAGCGCTGTAATCGGTCTTAGCGCTTGCCAACAACCGCCAGATTATAACAATCTAAGCGGTGAAACGATGGGCACCAGCTACCATATTAGCTATCAGTTGCCCAAAGGTGCTGATGAGGTCGCCATACAAGCTGCTATCGATGCGCGCTTACAACAGATTAATGACAGTATGTCGACCTATCAAAACGACGCGACTATCTCAAAGTTTAATCGCTTAGCGAAAGACACACCGATTATTATTGATGCTGATTTTAGCCATGTGTTAGAAGTCTCACGGCAGGTCTATCAACAATCGGATGGTGCATTTGATCCTACTGTTATGCCGTTAATAGATACGTGGGGCTTTGGTAGCACAATGACCGTTGAACGTTTGCAAAGTCCACCGAGTGCGGCTGAAATAGCTAAAGCGCTTGCCTTAGTCGACTTTGAAGGCGTCATTCAAAAAGACAATACCATTTATAAAACTAAAGATGGAATCGGCTTAGATTTTTCGGCAGTGGCTAAAGGTTATGGCGTTGACGTTATCGCTGATGTGCTCAAAAACAACTATCAAATTCGCAACTATATGGTTGAGATTGGCGGTGAAGTAGCGTCATCAGGCGTTAGCGCGCAACAGCAACCGTGGCAAATTGCCATTGATGCACCAATAGAAGGCAGTACGGTCAGCGAGCGCCAAACGATTGCAGCTATTCGTCAACCGATAAATAATGATAATAAGATGCATCTGGCGACTTCAGGAAACTATCGCAATTCAATCATATTTGATGGCAAGCATTATAGCCATACTATCGATCCTACAACGGGTGAGCCAATTGTTGGTGGCGCACCATCAGTAACTGTCGCTGCAGATTCAGTCGCACTTGCCGATGCTTGGGCAACCGCATTAACGGCGATGCCCTATGCAAAAGCGTTGGCGACTGCTGAAAAACAAAATATAGCTGCGTTATTTGTTATATTGGCTAAAGGTGTCAAAGTAGACGATGCTGCTGACAATCTTGACGATTGGCAAATAGTGCAAAGCACGGCTATGCAGAAAATGCGCGCTGATAAAAAACCTTAG
- the nqrF gene encoding NADH:ubiquinone reductase (Na(+)-transporting) subunit F — protein MDYATAIGGVAMFTLIIMGLVAIILAARSRLVSSGDVTIHINDNPDNDVVTAAGGKLLQTLASEGIFLSSACGGGGTCAQCRCRVIEGGGSILATEEGYFTQGEIRDHMRLACQVSVKQDMKIEIDPEFFDVQKWECEVISNDNVATFIKELVLKIPDGEEVNFRAGGYVQLEAPPHEVHYKDFDIAEEYQEDWNNFGIFKYVSKVDEPVIRAYSMANYPDEKGLIKFNIRIASPPPRGPDGIPPGKMSSWTFSLKPGDKVTVSGPYGEFFAKKTEAEMIFVGGGAGMAPMRSHIFDQLKRLNSDRKISFWYGARSIREMFYVEDYDQLEAEFANFEWHVALSDPLPEDNWDGYTGFIHNVLLEEYLKDHPNPEDCEYYMCGPPMMNAAVIDMLHSLGVEDENIMLDDFGG, from the coding sequence ATGGATTATGCTACGGCGATTGGTGGCGTTGCTATGTTTACCTTGATCATCATGGGTCTCGTCGCCATTATTTTGGCGGCGCGCTCAAGACTGGTCAGCTCAGGCGATGTGACCATTCACATCAACGATAATCCCGACAACGACGTGGTAACAGCAGCAGGCGGTAAGCTACTACAAACTCTTGCTAGTGAAGGTATATTTTTATCTTCAGCATGTGGTGGTGGTGGTACTTGTGCGCAGTGTCGCTGCCGTGTTATTGAAGGCGGTGGTTCTATTTTGGCTACTGAAGAAGGCTACTTTACTCAAGGCGAGATTCGCGATCATATGCGCCTTGCTTGTCAGGTATCTGTTAAGCAAGATATGAAAATTGAGATTGACCCTGAATTTTTTGATGTACAAAAATGGGAATGTGAAGTTATCTCTAATGATAACGTTGCTACTTTTATTAAAGAATTGGTGCTTAAAATTCCAGATGGCGAAGAAGTTAACTTCCGTGCTGGTGGTTATGTACAGTTAGAAGCGCCACCGCATGAAGTACATTATAAAGACTTCGATATTGCTGAAGAATATCAAGAAGATTGGAATAACTTTGGCATCTTTAAGTATGTGTCAAAAGTTGATGAGCCCGTTATTCGTGCCTATTCAATGGCCAACTATCCGGATGAAAAAGGCTTAATTAAGTTTAACATTCGTATCGCTAGTCCACCACCACGTGGCCCTGATGGTATTCCACCAGGTAAAATGTCTTCGTGGACGTTTAGCTTGAAGCCTGGCGATAAAGTGACCGTATCAGGTCCTTATGGCGAATTCTTCGCCAAAAAGACTGAAGCTGAAATGATCTTTGTCGGTGGTGGTGCCGGTATGGCACCGATGCGCTCACACATCTTTGATCAGCTGAAACGCTTGAACTCTGATCGTAAGATTAGTTTTTGGTACGGTGCGCGCTCTATTCGTGAGATGTTCTATGTTGAAGATTACGATCAACTAGAAGCGGAATTTGCTAACTTTGAATGGCATGTGGCTTTGTCTGATCCACTTCCTGAAGACAATTGGGATGGCTATACAGGCTTTATCCATAACGTCTTGTTAGAAGAGTATCTGAAAGACCATCCAAACCCAGAAGACTGTGAATACTACATGTGCGGGCCGCCGATGATGAACGCGGCGGTTATCGATATGTTGCATAGTTTAGGCGTGGAAGATGAAAACATTATGCTTGATGACTTTGGTGGTTAA